The Mus caroli chromosome 1, CAROLI_EIJ_v1.1, whole genome shotgun sequence genome has a window encoding:
- the En1 gene encoding homeobox protein engrailed-1, translating into MEEQQPEPKSQRDSGLGAVAAAAAVVAAAAPGGLSLSLSPGASGSSGSDGDSVPVSPQPAPPSPPAAPCLPPLAHHPHLPPHPPPPPPPPPPPQHLAAPAHQPQPAAQLHRTTNFFIDNILRPDFGCKKEQPLPQLLVASAAAGGGAAGGGGSRVERDRSQTGAGREPVHSLGTRASGAASLLCAPDANCGPPDGSQPATAVGAGASKAGNPAAAAAAAAAAAAAAVAAAAAAASKPSDSGGGSGGNAGSPGAQGAKFPEHNPAILLMGSANGGPVVKTDSQQPLVWPAWVYCTRYSDRPSSGPRTRKLKKKKNEKEDKRPRTAFTAEQLQRLKAEFQANRYITEQRRQTLAQELSLNESQIKIWFQNKRAKIKKATGIKNGLALHLMAQGLYNHSTTTVQDKDESE; encoded by the exons ATGGAAGAACAGCAGCCGGAGCCTAAAAGTCAGCGCGACTCGGGCCTCGgcgcggtggcggcggcggcggcggtggtggcCGCGGCGGCCCCGGGCGGCCTCAGTCTGAGTCTCAGCCCAGGAGCCAGCGGCAGCAGCGGCAGCGATGGAGACAGCGTGCCGGTGTCCCCGCAGCCAGCGCCCCCGTCGCCTCCTGCGGCACCCTGTCTGCCGCCCCTGGCCCATCACCCGCACCTCCCCCCGCAtcccccgcccccgccgccgccgccgccaccaccgcaGCATCTCGCAGCGCCTGCTCACCAGCCGCAGCCCGCGGCCCAGCTGCACCGCACCACCAACTTTTTCATCGATAACATCCTAAGGCCTGATTTCGGTTGCAAAAAGGAAcagcccctgcctcagctcctggtGGCTTCGGCTGCAGCCGGAGGAGgcgcagcaggaggaggaggaagccgcGTGGAGCGTGACCGAAGCCAGACTGGTGCAGGTAGAGAACCCGTTCACTCTCTGGGCACACGAGCTTCGGGGGCTGCCTCGCTCTTGTGTGCTCCAGATGCGAACTGTGGCCCACCCGACGGCTCCCAGCCCGCCACCGCTGTTGGCGCGGGCGCATCCAAAGCCGGGAACCCGGCTGCTGCGGCGGCCGCGGCCGCAGCAGCGGCCGCAGCGGCAGtggcggcagcggcggcagcagccTCAAAGCCCTCGGACAGTGGCGGTGGTAGTGGAGGCAACGCGGGGAGTCCCGGGGCGCAGGGCGCCAAGTTCCCGGAGCACAACCCCGCGATCCTACTCATGGGTTCGGCTAACGGTGGGCCGGTGGTCAAGACTGACTCACAGCAACCCCTAGTGTGGCCCGCCTGGGTCTACTGCACACGCTATTCGGACCGTCCGTCCTCTG GTCCACGCACCAGAaagctaaagaagaaaaagaacgagAAGGAAGACAAGCGGCCGCGGACGGCGTTCACGGCAGAGCAGCTGCAGAGACTCAAGGCGGAGTTCCAGGCAAACCGCTATATCACGGAGCAGCGGCGACAGACCCTGGCCCAGGAGCTCAGCCTGAATGAGTCCCAGATCAAGATCTGGTTCCAAAACAAGCGTGCCAAGATCAAGAAAGCCACCGGGATCAAGAACGGCCTGGCGCTGCACCTCATGGCCCAGGGACTGTACAACCACTCTACCACCACGGTCCAGGACAAAGACGAGAGCGAGTAG